The following proteins are encoded in a genomic region of Gemmatimonadaceae bacterium:
- the paaB gene encoding 1,2-phenylacetyl-CoA epoxidase subunit PaaB: MANESTTQGSRADAAEPRDSQWPLWEVFVQPPGGDPHEHAGSVHAVDAESALQNARDVYARRGEAVSIWVVRSGQITASTPEDMGPFFDPGNDKPYRHPQFYKIPRGIKV, translated from the coding sequence ATGGCGAACGAGAGCACGACGCAGGGATCGCGCGCCGACGCGGCGGAGCCGCGCGACAGCCAATGGCCGCTCTGGGAGGTGTTCGTCCAGCCGCCCGGGGGCGATCCCCACGAGCACGCGGGCAGCGTGCACGCGGTCGACGCCGAATCGGCGCTGCAGAACGCGCGCGACGTGTACGCGCGACGTGGCGAAGCGGTCAGCATCTGGGTCGTCCGCTCGGGGCAGATCACCGCGTCGACACCCGAAGACATGGGTCCATTCTTCGATCCGGGCAACGACAAGCCCTACCGGCATCCGCAGTTCTACAAGATCCCTCGTGGCATCAAAGTCTGA
- the paaC gene encoding 1,2-phenylacetyl-CoA epoxidase subunit PaaC, with protein MASKSEQRAEYLLRLGDDRLVLGHRLSEWCGHAPILEEDIALANIALDLVGQATLLLGRAGTVEGKGRDADALAYLREAVEFRNALLVELPKGDFALTIVRQLFFGVFVLLQAEALQKSTDRDLAGIAAKGVKESRYHVRHSADWVVKLGAGTEESHARTQRGVDDLWRYTGELFLADDVDRAVAAESFGVDPSTLESAWQATVRDVLSRAGLTIPATTYMQRGGREGRHTEHLGHMLAEMQIVARSHPGASW; from the coding sequence GTGGCATCAAAGTCTGAGCAGCGCGCCGAGTATCTCCTCCGCCTCGGCGACGACCGGCTCGTGCTCGGTCATCGCCTGTCGGAGTGGTGCGGTCACGCGCCCATCCTCGAGGAGGACATCGCGCTCGCGAACATCGCGCTCGATCTCGTCGGTCAGGCGACGCTGCTGCTCGGCCGCGCCGGCACGGTCGAAGGGAAGGGACGCGACGCCGACGCGCTCGCCTATCTGCGCGAGGCGGTCGAGTTTCGAAACGCATTGCTCGTCGAGCTCCCCAAAGGTGACTTCGCGCTCACGATCGTTAGGCAGCTCTTCTTCGGCGTCTTCGTACTGCTGCAGGCGGAAGCCCTTCAGAAGAGCACCGATCGCGATCTCGCCGGCATTGCGGCGAAGGGCGTGAAGGAATCGCGCTATCACGTGCGCCACAGCGCCGATTGGGTCGTGAAGCTCGGCGCCGGCACGGAGGAGAGCCATGCGCGCACGCAACGCGGCGTCGACGACCTCTGGCGCTATACCGGCGAGCTCTTTCTCGCCGACGACGTCGACCGCGCCGTTGCCGCCGAGAGCTTCGGCGTCGATCCGTCGACGTTGGAGAGCGCCTGGCAAGCGACGGTACGAGACGTTCTCTCCCGCGCCGGCCTAACGATTCCCGCCACTACCTACATGCAGCGCGGCGGACGCGAGGGCCGGCACACCGAGCACCTCGGCCACATGCTCGCCGAGATGCAGATCGTCGCACGCTCGCACCCGGGAGCGTCATGGTGA
- the paaD gene encoding 1,2-phenylacetyl-CoA epoxidase subunit PaaD, with amino-acid sequence MVSAGASSRDEIFAILDEVKDPEVPVLSVVELGIVRDVAVDGSAVTVTITPTYSGCPAMRVIEEEIRAALEARGLSPVRLETVFAPAWTTEWMSADAKRKLAAYGIAPPGRAREESLVSLTRAPVVERVPCPYCGSRDTEVRSEFGSTACKSIAYCRTCAQPFEAFKAI; translated from the coding sequence ATGGTGAGCGCAGGCGCCTCGAGCCGAGACGAGATCTTCGCGATCCTCGATGAGGTAAAGGATCCAGAGGTGCCGGTGCTGAGCGTCGTCGAACTCGGCATCGTGCGCGATGTCGCGGTCGACGGGTCGGCGGTGACGGTCACGATCACTCCGACGTATTCGGGCTGCCCGGCAATGCGCGTGATCGAGGAAGAGATCAGGGCCGCGCTCGAAGCTCGGGGGCTGTCGCCGGTGCGACTCGAAACGGTATTCGCCCCGGCCTGGACGACGGAATGGATGAGCGCCGACGCGAAGCGAAAGCTCGCCGCCTACGGCATCGCACCACCCGGCCGGGCGCGTGAGGAGTCGCTCGTTAGCCTCACGCGTGCGCCGGTCGTCGAGCGAGTGCCATGCCCCTACTGTGGCTCGCGGGACACGGAAGTGCGAAGCGAGTTCGGCTCGACGGCGTGCAAGTCGATCGCATACTGCCGTACATGCGCGCAACCGTTCGAAGCGTTCAAGGCGATTTGA